One genomic window of Monodelphis domestica isolate mMonDom1 chromosome 1, mMonDom1.pri, whole genome shotgun sequence includes the following:
- the RPS27L gene encoding 40S ribosomal protein S27-like — MPLARDLVHPSLEDEKKKHKKKRLVQSPNSYFMDVKCPGCYKITTVFSHAQTVVLCVGCSTVLCQPTGGKARLTEGCSFRRKQH, encoded by the exons ATGCCT TTGGCTAGAGATTTAGTGCATCCATCCCTAGAGGATGaaaagaagaaacataaaaagaaacgCCTGGTTCAGAGTCCAAATTCTTATTTTATGGATGTCAAGTGTCCAG gctGCTATAAGATCACCACAGTCTTCAGTCATGCCCAGACAGTGGTTCTTTGTGTAGGTTGTTCAACTGTGTTATGCCAGCCTACAGGAGGAAAGGCCAGACTCACAGAAG GTTGTTCATTTAGAAGAAAGCAACATTAA
- the LACTB gene encoding serine beta-lactamase-like protein LACTB, mitochondrial, whose protein sequence is MYRLLGAAIRRAIPGESYGGRRRRSHQQAKWPLGHGWVGGLGLGLGLALGAKLVSELRGASPSSSPGAPRPEESAPSELLTPAPAAVQLPRQTPAPPHPTTSGRYARAIESSRDLLHRIKDEVGAPGIVVGVSVDGKEVWSEGLGYADVENRVPCKPETVMRIASISKSLTMVAIAKLWEEGRLDLDIPVQKYVPEFPEKEYEGEKVSVTTRLLISHLSGIRHYEKDMKKVKEEKAYKALKMTKEAMEFNQDKGLKEIGGKSNEKNDIAKVKIEQDSEGKGRNSKPGKKKNDFEQDELYLKEKFENSIESLRLFKNDPLFFKPGSQFLYSTFGYSLLAAVIERASGQKFLDYMQKIFHDLDMVTTVQEENEPMIYNRARFYVYNKKGRLVNTPYVDNSYKWAGGGFLSTVGDLLKFGNAMLYGYQIGMIKNLSEKLLPGYLKPETMVMIWTPVPNTEMSWDREGKYAMAWGVVEKKQTHGSCRQQRHYASHTGGAVGASSVLLILPEDLEVETTDNRMTIPPRGVIVTIICNMQSVGLNSTALKIALEFDKDKSD, encoded by the exons ATGTACCGGCTCCTGGGCGCGGCGATACGGCGGGCTATCCCTGGGGAGAGCTATGGCGGTCGGCGGCGGCGGTCGCACCAGCAAGCTAAGTGGCCGCTGGGGCATGGCTGGGTAGGCGGGCTGGGACTGGGCTTGGGGCTGGCGCTCGGGGCGAAGCTAGTGAGCGAGCTAAGGGGCGCGAGTCCTTCGTCTAGCCCTGGGGCACCGCGGCCGGAAGAATCAGCTCCGAGCGAGCTTCTGACCCCGGCCCCGGCCGCAGTCCAGCTACCCCGACAGACTCCCGCACCGCCGCATCCCACAACCTCCGGGCGCTATGCCCGAGCCATCGAGAGCAGCCGGGACCTGCTGCACCGGATCAAG GATGAGGTGGGAGCACCAGGCATAGTAGTTGGAGTTTCTGTAGATGGAAAAGAAGTCTGGTCAGAAG gTTTGGGTTATGCTGATGTAGAAAACAGAGTTCCATGTAAACCAGAAACAGTGATGAGAATTGCTAGCATCAGCAAAAGTCTTACCATGGTGGCCATTGCCAAATTATGGGAAGAGGGCAGATTGGATCTTGATATTCCAGTACAGAAATATGTTCCtgaatttccagagaaagaatatgaaggtGAAAAG gtttctGTCACTACAAGATTATTGATTTCTCATTTAAGTGGAATTCGCCACTATgaaaaggatatgaaaaaagtgaaagaagagaaggcTTATAAAGCTTTGAAGATGACGAAAGAAGCAATGGAATTTAACCAAGACAAAGGCTTGAAAGAAATAGGAGGCAAAAGTAATGAAAAGAATGACATTGCCAAAGTTAAGATAGAGCAAGATAGTGAAGGCAAAGGCCGAAATTCCAAACCTGGCAAGAAGAAGAATGATTTTGAACAAGATGAattatatttgaaagaaaaatttgaaaattcaattgaatctctaagattatttaaaaatgatCCTCTGTTCTTTAAACCAG GTAGTCAGTTTTTGTACTCAACTTTTGGATACAGTCTACTGGCAGCTGTCATAGAAAGAGCTTCAGGACAGAAATTTTTGGACTATATGCAGAAAATATTCCATGACTTGGATATGGTGACAACTGTGCAAGAAGAAAATGAACCAATGATTTACAATAGAGCAag gTTTTATGTTTACAATAAAAAAGGACGGCTTGTCAACACCCCTTATGTGGACAACTCTTACAAATGGGCCGGCGGTGGATTTCTTTCTACAGTGGGTGATCTTCTTAAATTTGGGAATGCAATGCTCTATGGTTACCAAATTGGAATGATTAAAAACTTAAGTGAGAAGCTTTTGCCAGGGTACCTCAAGCCAGAAACCATGGTCATGATTTGGACTCCTGTGCCAAACACAGAGATGTCTtgggacagagaaggaaaatatgcAATGGCCTGGGGTGTGGTGGAAAAGAAGCAGACGCATGGCTCCTGTCGGCAACAGCGACATTATGCTTCTCACACTGGAGGGGCAGTGGGTGCTAGTAGTGTCCTGCTAATTCTTCCTGAGGATTTGGAGGTAGAAACTACAGATAACAGGATGACCATTCCCCCAAGAGGAGTGATCGTTACCATCATATGTAACATGCAGTCTGTTGGCCTCAATAGCACTGCCTTAAAAATAGCACTGGAATTTGATAAAGATAAATCAGACTGA